The following are encoded together in the Monodelphis domestica isolate mMonDom1 chromosome 5, mMonDom1.pri, whole genome shotgun sequence genome:
- the GTSF1 gene encoding gametocyte-specific factor 1, which translates to MEDNYVDSLDPEKLIQCPYDKNHQIRACRFPYHLIKCRKNHPDVANKLATCPFNARHQVPRAEISHHISSCDDKSCIEQDVVSQSRNYRCEALTVNTWQCPPCDEDWDKDLWEQSSTTFVWGTANCSGNNSPANNVVVEHKSNLASGMRVPKSLPYVLPWKSNGNAQ; encoded by the exons ATGGAAGACAATTATG TTGATTCTTTGGATCCAGAGAAGCTGATACAATGCCCATATGATAAAAACCATCAGATCAGGGCCTGCAGGTTCCCTTATCATCTGATCAAATGCAGAAAG AACCACCCTGATGTTGCAAACAAATTGGCTACGTGTCCCTTCAACGCTCGTCACCAAGTTCCCCGGGCTGAAATCAGCCACCACATCTCCAGCTGCGATGACAAAAGCTGCATTGAACAGGATGTTG TCAGCCAGTCCAGGAACTACAGATGCGAGGCTCTGACTGTGAACACATGGCAATGCCCTCCTTGTGATGAAGACTGGGATAAAG ATTTGTGGGAGCAGTCCAGCACTACCTTCGTCTGGGGCACTGCTAACTGCAGTGGCAAtaacag cCCTGCAAACAACGTAGTTGTGGAACATAAGAGTAACCTGGCTTCAGGCATGCGGGTTCCCAAGTCTCTGCCATATGTATTACCATGGAAAAGCA ATGGAAATGCACAGTAA